GGTGCGGCGGGTGAGGGCGGTGGCGACGGAGGAGAGGGGGTCGGTGGGCGAGCAGACGCCGTCGTTGTGGAGGGAGACGCGGTGACCGGCGTCCCAGGCCGAGCGCACGGCCATCCAGCGGTCGGTGATCTCCGCGCCGAACAGGTCGTCCGCGAGGACGTCACCCCACCAGCGGATGTGGTCCATGAAGAGGCTGACGGTGGCCCCCAGTTCGGCCGCCCTGCGGTACTGGTCGGGGGTGACGGCGCCGCAGTGCTCCATGCGCGGGCGCATCGCCCGCAACCGGCCCGGATCGTCCGCCCCGGCCTTCGCGTAGGCGTCGAGGACCGCCTCGAAGGTGACGTCGCCGTGGACGTGGCAGGCCATCGGGTAGCCCTGCGCGGTGAACGCGACGACCAGTTCGGCCAGTTGCTCCGGTGTGTGGTTCATCGGCGCGTGCGCGCAGCGGATCGCCTCCATGGCCCGGGTGGCCGCGCTGTCCAGGAACGGGAAACTGGTCGCGATCGTGCCCTGGAACGCCGTGCCCTCGGCCCACAGTTTGATGCCGGAGACGCCGAAGAGCTCCTCGGCCGGGGCGTGCCCGGGGAAGGGGACACGGCGGTCGGGGTCCGCGGCCAGTTCCGGGGTGCCGATGAGGTACGAACGGACCCGCAGGGCCGCGTCGGGGCGCGCCGCGGCGGCCCGCAGCGCCGGGACGAAGCTCGGCTCGGTCGACATGTCGGCGGCCGTGGTGATCCCGACCCGGGCGTGCTCGGCGTACGCCCAGTCCAGTGAGGCGGCCAGTCTCTCCGGCCTCACCCGGTCGCCGGCCACCACCCAAAGCAGCGCCTCGACGGCCCCGCCCTCGTGGGCCTCCCCGGTGGGTTCGCCGTCGGCGTCCCGCAGGAAGCGGGCGCCGGCCGGATCGGGGGTGTCCCGGGTGATGCCGGCGGCACGCAGGGCGGCGGTGTTGGCCCAGGCGGCGTGGCCGCTGTTCGAGACGACCACGAGCGGAGCGCCGGGACAGAGCGCGTCCAGTGCCTGCCTCGTCGGAATCGGCAGATCGCGCTGGAGCAGCGGATCGATCCCGTACGCACAGACCGGCTCGCCCGGCGCGGCGGCCACCGCGGCCCGGATGCGGGCGTCGACGCCCGCGCCGGTCGGCACCGTGAACGGGCGGACGTCGACGGCGGGCGGGGCGACGGCGAGAGCCATCATCGTGGGGTGCCCGTGGGCCTCGACGAAACCGGGCAGCAGCGCCCGGCCGCCCAGGTCGACGACCTCGGTGCGGGGGCCGCGCAGCGCAAGCACCTCGTCCCGGCCGCCGACGGCGCCGATCGTTCCCGCGTGGACGGCGAGGGCCTCGGCACGGGGGCGTGCGGGGTCCATGGTGAGGACCGGGCCGCCGGTGAAGATCAGGTCGGGGGCGGTGCCGGACACCGTCGGCCTCCTCGTGTCACGCACGACCGGCCTCCTCGCACAGCCAGTGGGCGGCGGCCGCGAGCAGCGTCGTCACACCGATCTCGATCGTGGGCTCCGGCACGGGAGCGAAGTGCGGGGAGTGGTTGGAGGGGACGGTGTCGGGCAGACCGTCCTCGAGGAGGGAGGCGGGATCGACGTCCCGGTAGAGGGCGGGATCGGCGCCACCGAAGTACCAGAAGACCGAGGGGACGCCGAGGGCGGTGCCGAAGGCCCCGAAGTCCTCGCTGCCGGTGAGGGGCTGGGGGAGCGTGAAGACCCGGCCGTCTCCGAGCGCGGCGGTGAGCGCGCCCTGGACGACGCCGGTGACCTCGGGATCGTTGACGGTGACCGGGAAGGAGTTGAGCCCGGTGATCTCCGGCTCCTTCGGCGCACCCGAGGCCATCGCCTCGGCGCGCACGATCCGCTCGACCGCCTCCAGGACCCGGGCCCGTACCGCCGGAGTCGTACTGCGGATGTTGATCCGCAGCTCGGCGGTGTCGGGAATGATGTTCTCCTTCGTGCCGGCGTGGATCGAACCGACGGTCACCACGGCGGTCTGCGTCGCCCCCACCTCGCGGGAGACGACGGTCTGCAGCCGCATGACGACCGCCGCCGCCATCACGATCGGGTCGATCGTCGCCTCCGGCGTGGACCCGTGCCCGCCGCGCCCGAAGAGCCGGACCCGCAGACTGTCGGAGGCGGCCATCACCGGCCCGGGACGGGTGCCGACGAAGCCGACGGGCGCGGACGCCACATGCTGCCCCAGGCAGACGTCGGCACGGGGGAACCGCTCCAGGAAGCCGTCCTCGATCACGGCCGGCGCGCCGCCGACCTCCTCGGCCGGCTGGAACACGGCGACGACCGTGCCGCGCCACCCCTCACGCCGGGCGGCGAGCTGGGCGGTGGCACCGAGCAGACAGGTGACGTGCATGTCGTGCCCGCACGCGTGCATGACCGGGACCTCGTCGCCGTCCGGGCCGACGCCGGTGGCGGTGGAGGCGTACGGCAGTCCCGTCTCCTCCCGTACGGGCAGCGCGTCCATGTCGGCGCGCAGCAGGACCACCGGGCCTTCGCCGTTGGCGAGGACGCCCACCACCCCCGTACCGCCGACGCCCTCGGTGACCTGCCAGCCCTGCTCCCGCAGCAGCGCGGCGACGACGCCGGCCGTGCGGAACTCCTGGAAGGACAGTTCCGGGTGGGCGTGCAGGTCCTGATAGAGGGCGTGGAGGCCGGGCAGTCGGTCGGCGAGGCCGGAGAGCAGCGGGGCGAGAGCGTTCACGAGAGTTCCTCGGTCGAGGTGGAGGTGGAGGCGGATCGGTCGGACGCCTCGCCGAGCGAGCCGGCCACGGCCCGGAACGAGTCGGCGTCCTGAGGGGTGAGGAGGGCCATCAGCACGGCGACGGCCGCGCCGAGTACGAGGAAGGCGAAGGCGGCCCGGAAGGAGATCGCGTCGGCGAGGAAGCCCATGACGGGTGGAGCGACCATGCCAGCGACCTGACCGCCGAAGACGATCACGGCACTGCCGACGCCGACGTGCCCGGGCGCGAGACCGCGCAGCGGAACGGCGAAGAGCGGCATGTAGCCGAGCGATCCGCTGAAGACGGCGAGCGTTCCGAAGACGGCGAAGCCGGTGAGCGAG
The DNA window shown above is from Streptomyces vietnamensis and carries:
- a CDS encoding amidohydrolase, yielding MNALAPLLSGLADRLPGLHALYQDLHAHPELSFQEFRTAGVVAALLREQGWQVTEGVGGTGVVGVLANGEGPVVLLRADMDALPVREETGLPYASTATGVGPDGDEVPVMHACGHDMHVTCLLGATAQLAARREGWRGTVVAVFQPAEEVGGAPAVIEDGFLERFPRADVCLGQHVASAPVGFVGTRPGPVMAASDSLRVRLFGRGGHGSTPEATIDPIVMAAAVVMRLQTVVSREVGATQTAVVTVGSIHAGTKENIIPDTAELRINIRSTTPAVRARVLEAVERIVRAEAMASGAPKEPEITGLNSFPVTVNDPEVTGVVQGALTAALGDGRVFTLPQPLTGSEDFGAFGTALGVPSVFWYFGGADPALYRDVDPASLLEDGLPDTVPSNHSPHFAPVPEPTIEIGVTTLLAAAAHWLCEEAGRA
- a CDS encoding amidohydrolase — encoded protein: MRDTRRPTVSGTAPDLIFTGGPVLTMDPARPRAEALAVHAGTIGAVGGRDEVLALRGPRTEVVDLGGRALLPGFVEAHGHPTMMALAVAPPAVDVRPFTVPTGAGVDARIRAAVAAAPGEPVCAYGIDPLLQRDLPIPTRQALDALCPGAPLVVVSNSGHAAWANTAALRAAGITRDTPDPAGARFLRDADGEPTGEAHEGGAVEALLWVVAGDRVRPERLAASLDWAYAEHARVGITTAADMSTEPSFVPALRAAAARPDAALRVRSYLIGTPELAADPDRRVPFPGHAPAEELFGVSGIKLWAEGTAFQGTIATSFPFLDSAATRAMEAIRCAHAPMNHTPEQLAELVVAFTAQGYPMACHVHGDVTFEAVLDAYAKAGADDPGRLRAMRPRMEHCGAVTPDQYRRAAELGATVSLFMDHIRWWGDVLADDLFGAEITDRWMAVRSAWDAGHRVSLHNDGVCSPTDPLSSVATALTRRTPASGRVHGTTEVLTLDEALRAVTTNPAWQLHLDGEIGTLRPGMRADLTVLARDPYTVPPGLLPDEAAVTATYLGGRPTWTE